GATCATCGCCGGGGTGCGAGACGACCTCGCCGAGCGCGTGCGCGCGCGCAGCCTCGCCGACGTCACGCGTGACGCCGACGCCGCACCGCCCGCACGCGACGCGCTCGCCGCGTTCCACGCCGCCCGCGAGGCGCGGCGCATCGCCGTCATCTCCGAGGTGAAGCGATCCAGCCCGAGCAAGGGCGCGCTCGCGCAGATCCCCGATCCGGCCGCGCTCGCCGCGCAGTACGCCGACGGGGGAGCGACCGCGATCTCGGTGCTCACCGAGCAGCGCCGGTTCGGCGGGTCGCTCGCCGATCTCGACGCCGTGCGCGCCGCCGTCGACATCCCGGTGCTGCGCAAGGACTTCATGGTCGAGCCGTACCAGTTCTTCGAGGCCCGCGCCCATGGCGCCGACCTCGTCCTCCTCATCGTCGCCGCCCTCGACGACGCACAGCTGCGCGACTTCGCGGCTCTCACGCGCGAACTCGGGATGACGGCGCTCGTCGAGGTCCACGACGCCGCCGAAGCGGAACGGGCACTCGCCGTCGAAGCGCAGCTGCTCGGCGTCAACGCCCGCAACCTCAAGACGCTCGACGTCCACCCCGAGGTGTTCGGCCCGATCGCCGCGACGCTGTCGGCGCACGTCGTCAAGGTCGCCGAGTCGGGCATCTCCGGGCCCGCCGATGCCGCCCGCTACGCCCGCGAGGGCGCACAGGCGCTGCTCATCGGCGAGGCACTCGTCAAGAACGGCGACCCCCAGCAGGGGCTTGCCGACATCATCACCGCGTGCGCGGACGCCACGAACGCGTCAGCCGTCGAAGGGACGCCCGCATGACCGACCCCACCCCGCTCGGCGAACCGCGCCACGACGGTCTCGCGCCGCACGGCCTCGGGCGCTTCGGCGACTACGGCGGACGCTACGTCCCCGAGGCCCTCGTCGCCGCGCTCGAAGAGCTCGACGAGCAACGCCAGAAGGCGATGGTGGACGATGAGTTTCGCCACGAACTCGCCGAACTGCACCGCACATACACGGGCCGTCCGAGCCCGATCACCGAGGTCAAGCGCTTCGCCGAGCACTGCGGCGGCGCGCGCGTCCTCCTCAAGCGCGAGGATCTCAACCACACCGGCTCGCACAAGATCAACAACGTCCTCGGCCAGGCGCTGCTGGCCAAGCGCATGGGCAAGACGCGCGTCATCGCGGAGACGGGTGCCGGCCAGCACGGTGTCGCCACCGCGACGGCCGCGGCGCTCATGGGCCTCGAGTGCGTCGTCTACATGGGCAAGGTCGACACCGAGCGTCAGGCCCTCAACGTCGCACGCATGCAGCTGCTCGGCGCAAGCGTCGTGCCCGTCGAACACGGCAGCCAGACGCTCAAGGACGCCGTCAACGAGGCGTTCCGCGACTGGGTCGCCAACGTCGACACGACGCACTACGTGCTCGGCACGGTGACGGGACCCTACCCGTTCCCCGAGATGGTGCGTGACTTCCACAAGCTCATCGGTGAGGAGGCCCGCGAGCAGATCCTCGCCGAGGCCGGGCGCCTGCCCGACGCAGTCTGCGCCTGCGTCGGCGGCGGCTCGAACGCGATGGGCATCTTCCACCGCTTCATCGGTGACGACGGCGTTCGCCTCGTGGGCCTCGAGGGCGGCGGCGAGGGCATCGCGAGCGGCAAGCACGCGTCGCGCTTCAGCGGCCAGGGCACGCCGGGCGTCCTGCATGGTGCCTACACCTACGTCATCCAGGACGAGGAGGGCCAGACGATCGAGACGCACTCGGTCTCCGCGGGCCTCGACTACCCGAGCGTCGGTCCGGAGCACAGCTACCTCAAGGACATCGGTCGCGCCGAGTACCACCCGATCACCGACGTCGAGGCGATGGAGGCGTTCCGGCTGCTGTCGCAGACCGAGGGCATCCTGCCGGCCATCGAGTCGGCGCACGCCCTCGCGGGCGCGATGAAGGTCGGCGCCGAGCTGGGTGAGGACGGGCTGATCCTCGTCAGCCTCTCCGGGCGCGGCGACAAGGACGTGCACACCGCCGCCCGCTGGTTCGGGCTCATCGATGAAGACGAGACCGTCGTCAGCGGCGAGGACGAGGAGACGAAGCTGTGAGCACCCCCATCCCGCTTGACGCCGTCTTCGCCGCCACCCGGGACGAAGGCCGCGCCGCCCTCGTCGGCTACCTTCCCGCAGGCTTCCCGAGCGTCGCGGATTCGATCCGTGCCGCGCAGGTCATGGTCGAGAACGGTTGCGACATCGTCGAGGTCGGCCTGCCGTACACCGATCCGCTCATGGACGGCCCCGTCATCCAGAGCGCCGCGACGCAGGCTCTCGCGGGCGGTGTGCACACCGCGGACGTCTTCCGCGTCGTGCGGGCCGTCACCGACGCCGGTGGCGCGGCCGTCGTCATGACGTACTGGAACCCGGTGCTGCGCTACGGCATCCGCCGTTTCGCGGAGGAGTTGAAGGCCGCCGGGGGAGCCGGCCTCATCACCCCCGACCTCGTGCCCGACGAGGCCGACGAGTGGATCGCCGTCGCCGACGAGCTCGGCCTCGCGAAGATCTTCCTCGTCGCGCCCAGTTCGACGCCCGCCCGCGTCGCGGCGACGACGGCGAACTGCTCGGGCTTCGTCTACGCGGCGTCCGTCATGGGCGTCACGGGTGCGCGCACGAGCGTCGGCGACGCCGCGAAGGGTCTCGTCGAGCGGACGAAGGCCGCCACCGACCTGCCCGTCTGCGTCGGCCTCGGCGTCTCGACGGCGGAACAGGCGCGCGAGATCGGCCGATACGCCGACGGTGTCATCGTCGGTTCCGCGCTCGTCAAGACGCTGCTCGACACCGACCCCGAACGCGGCCTGGCGGCCCTCGCCGAGGCCACGAAGGAACTGAGCGACGGAGTACGACGTTGAGCACCAGCATGGACACGAGCACGACCAAGCCCACCGCCGAGCGCTCGAACCGCTGGCCGTGGATCGCCCTCGTGCTGCGCCTCGTGCTCGCCGGCGTCTTCCTCTATGCAGGCCTGCCGAAGCTCACGCACCTCGACGCCTCGCGCCGCTCGGTGCGCGCATACGACCTGTTCTCCTACGACGTCGCGAACGTCATCGGCACGATCCTGCCGCTGGCGGAGGTGGCGCTCGGCGTCATCCTGCTCGTCGGCCTGTTCACCCGCTTCGCGGCGATCATCTCCGCGCTGCTGCTCGTCATCTTCATCGCGGGCATCGCCTCGGCGTGGGCGCGCGGCATCTCGATCGACTGTGGGTGCTTCTCCGAGGGCGGGGCGGTTGCCGCGAGCCAGACGAAGTATCCGCAGGAGATCGGCCGCGACATCGTCTTTCTCATCCTCGCCGGGCTGCTCGCCTGGCGCCCGCGCAGCCGCTTCAGCGCCGACGGGGCGCTGTGGGGCTGAACGATCTTCGTGACTCAACGCCCCCGCCATCTGTGAAAGGCTTCACCCATGCGACCTGATGCTTCCACCAAGCTGCAATCCGTGGCGCCCAAGCAGGGCCCCAGCAAGGGCTTGATCGCCGCGATCGTCGGCCTCGTGGCCGTCCTCGCGATCGCGGCCGTCGCCTTCCTCTCGCTCAACAAGAGCGATGACACCGACACCCCTGTCGCTGCCGGTGACACCCCGACGGGTGCACTCGCCAACGGCCAGGGCATGCCGGTGTTCGCCGACAAGGCCAAGGCCGACGCGAAGAAGGTCGACGTCTACTTCGACTACCAGTGCCCGTACTGCAAGCAGTTCGAGCAGGCCCAGGGAGCCAAGCTCCTGGACATGGCGAAGGCCGGTGACGTCAAGCTGACGTACCACGTCAAGACCTTCCTCGATGAGAACCTGCCCGGCGACAGCTCTGCCCGAGCCGCGAACGCCGCGTTCTGCACCGCCACCGCCGGAAAGTTCTCCGACTTCACGACGAAGGTGTTCGAGAACCAGCCCAAGGAGGGCGTCGGCTACACGAACGAGACGCTCATCAAGCTCGCGAAGGAGGTGGGCGTCAAGGGCTCGTCCTATGAGAAGTGCGTCAACGACAACCGGTACTCGGCGTACGTCAAGAAGACCGAGTCCGAGACCAACAAGGCCGGGGTCAACTCCACGCCGGTCGTCAAGATCAACGGCAAGGACGTCGACAACGCCGACATGGCCGGCATGATGAACATCGAGAACTCGACGCCCACCACGATCGACAAGGTGCTGGCCAAGTTCTGATGCTGACGGAGATTCCTTCACCGACCGAAGGGGTGCTGTGGCTGGGCCCGGTGCCCCTTCGGGCGTATGCCCTCTGCATCCTGACGGGCGTCGTCATCGCGACGATGATCACCGGGCGGCGCCTCGAAGGGCGCGGCTACTCGCGTGACGAGGCCGTCGACGTCGCCCTGTGGATCGTGCCGTTCGGCATCGTCGGGGGGCGGCTGTACCACGTCATCACGACGCCGCAGCCGTACTTCGGCGAGGGCGGGCACCCGCTCGACGCGTTCAAGGTGTGGGAGGGCGGCCTCGGCATCTGGGGCGCCGTCGTCCTCGGCGCCGTCGGCGCCTGGTTCGGCGCGCGCAAGGCGGGCGTCCCGTTCCCGGTGCTCGCCGACTGCGTCGCCCCCGCGCTGCCGCTCGCGCAGGCGATCGGCCGGTTCGGCAACTATTTCAACAACGAGTTGTACGGTCGCGCGACGAACGTGCCGTGGGCCCTCGAGATCCACCAGTGGGACATGAACAAGGGGCGTGCGGTCGTCGACTCGACCGGTGCCCCCGTCGTCCTCGGCACGTTCCACCCGACGTTCCTCTACGAGGCGATCTGGTGCATGCTCATCGCCCTCGTCATCTGGCGCCTGTCGGATTCGGGGCGGCTGCGCCAGGGGCAGGCGTTCGCGCTGTACGTCATGCTGTACCCGCTAGGCCGCATCGTCGTCGAGTTGATGCGCAGCGACTTCGCGAACCGCATCCTCGGTGTGCGCGTCAACGTGTGGGTGTGCGGCATCGTCTTCCTGCTCGGCCTCGCGATCTTCATCGCGCGCCGGCGTGCGTCCGCCGACCCACGGGCGGCGCACCAGCTCGAGGCGGATGCCCACGGCGCACACGATGCGGACACCACGGCCGACGAGGCCTCCTGAGCTGTATCGTCAGCTGAGACGCGCTCGTCCACGTGGTGAGCGCGCATGAACATTCGATAGAATGCATAAAACCCGCAGGCCAATGCCGTCCCGCGGTGGTTTCGACCCGACCCGATGCCTCGTGCGCCCTGCGCTCGGGCGTCCCGACGACGAACAGGACGGTGAGTCATGTCTGCTCATGCTTTCTCCGCCCAGCCCGCTGCCCAGGGGTTGTACGACCCCACGTTCGAGCATGACGCCTGTGGTGTCGCGCTCGTCGCGACGATGCGGGGCCACGCCGGCCACGACATCGTCGACGCGGCGCTGCTGGCCCTGACCAACCTCGACCACCGCGGTGCCACGGGCGCCGACCCGCTCGTCGGCGACGGCGCCGGCATCCTCACGCAGATCCCCGACGCGTTCCTGCGCGAGGTCGTCGACTTCGAGCTGCCCGCGAAGGGCTCCTACGCCGTCGGCATCGCGTTCCTGCCGCAGGACGCCGACGGCCAGTGGCACGTCGGCGAGGGCTTCGACCGCATCGCCGACGAGGAAGGCCTCGTCGTCCTCGGCTGGCGTGACGTCCCCGTCAACCCCGACGTCGTCGGTGAGTCGGCGCGCGGCACGATGCCGGTCTTCCGCGAGGTGTTCGTCGCGGCGAAGGACGGCGACGCCTCGGGCCTCGAACTCGACCGTCTCGCGTTCTGTGCGCGCAAGCGCGCCGAGAACGAGCTCGACGTCTACTTCGCGTCGCTGTCGGCGCGCACCATGGTCCACAAGGGCATGCTGACGACGGCGCAGCTCGAGCAGTTCTACCCCGACCTGTCGGACGAGCGGTTCGAGACGGCGCTGGCCCTCGTGCACAGCCGGTTCTCGACGAACACGTTCCCGAGCTGGCCGCTCGCGCACCCGTTCCGCTTCATCGCGCACAACGGTGAGATCAACACGGTGCGCGGCAACCGCAACTGGATGAGCGCACGCGAGTCGCAGTTGCGCAGCGACATCATCCCCGGCGACCTGTCTCGCCTGCTGCCGATCTGCACCCCGAACGCGTCCGACTCGGCGACGTTCGACGAGGCCCTCGAACTGCTGCACCTGTCGGGTCGCAGCCTGCCGCACTCGGTGCTCATGATGATCCCCGAGGCGTGGGAGAACCACGCGACGATGGACCCGGCGCGTCGCGCGTTCTACGAGTACCACGCCGCGTTCATGGAGCCGTGGGACGGCCCCGCGTGCGTGACGTTCACCGACGGTTCGCTCATCGGCGCCGTCCTCGACCGCAACGGCCTGCGTCCCGGGCGTTACTCGGTGACGAAGGACGGCCTCGTCGTCCTCGCCTCCGAGGCGGGTGTGCTCGGCCTCGCGCCGGAGGACGTCGTCGAGCGTGGGCGCCTGCAGCCGGGCAAGATGTTCCTCATCGACACCGAGGCCGGGCGCATCATACCGGACGAGGAGATCAAGGGCGAACTCGCCACGGCGAAGCCGTATCAGGAGTGGCTCGACTCGGGCATCGTCAAGGTCGGCGACCTGCCGGATCGTGAGCACATCACCCATTCGTTCAGCTCGGTCACGCGCCGTCAGCAGACGTTCGGCTACACGAACGAGGAGCTGAAGATCCTGCTGACGCCGATGGCGTCGACGGGCGCCGAGGCGCTCGGTTCGATGGGCACCGACACACCCGTCGCCGTCCTCAGCTCGCGCCCGCGCCTGCTGTTCGACTACTTCACGCAGCTGTTCGCGCAGGTGACGAACCCGCCGCTCGACGCGATCCGCGAGGAGCTCGTCACGAGCCTCGGCACGACGATGGGTCCGGAGGGCAACCTGCTCACCGACGGCCCCGAGCACGTCAAGCAGGTCGAGTTCGGCTTCCCCGTCATCGACAACGACGAGCTCGCGAAGATCGTCCACATCAACGCCGACGGCGACCGCGCCGGCTTCGCGGCGTACGTCATCCGCGGCACGTACCGCGTCGACGGTGGTGCGAGCGCGCTCAAGGCGCGCCTGCAGGGCATCTTCGCCGAGGTCGACCAGGCGATCGCCGACGGTCACCGCTTCGTCGTCCTGTCCGATCGTGACTCGAACGCCGAGTTCGCGCCGATCCCGTCGCTGCTGCTGACGGCGGCGGTGCACCACCACCTCATCCGTCAGAAGACGCGTCTGCAGGTCGGGCTCGTCGTCGAGGCCGGCGATGTGCGCGAGGTCCACCACGTCGCGCTGCTCGTCGGCTACGGCGCGGCGCTCGTCAACCCGTACCTCGCGATGGAGTCCGTCGAGCAGCTCGCCCATGAGGGTGCGCTCGGTGACACGACGCCCGAGCAGGCCGTCAAGAACCTCATCAAGGCGCTCGGCAAGGGCCTGCTCAAGGTCATGTCGAAGATGGGCATCTCGACCGTCGCCTCCTACCGCGGCGCGCAGGTGTTCGAGGCGCTCGGCCTCAGCCAGGAGGTCGTCGACGAGTACTTCACCGCGACGACGTCGCGTCTCGGCGGCATCGGTCTCGACGTCATCGCGGCCGAGGTCGCGGCGCGTCACGCGAAGGCCTACCCGAGCGACGGCCAGGGCCCCGCGCATCGCGAGCTCGAGGTCGGTGGCGAGTACAAGTGGCGCCGCGAGGGTGCACCGCACCTGTTCAACCCGACGACGGTGTTCCGCCTCCAGCACTCGACGCGCGCGCGTCGTTACGACATCTTCAAGCAGTACACGCAGGCCGTCGACGACCAGTCGGCAGAGCTCATGACGCTGCGCGGGCTCTTCAAGTTCGCCTCCGACCGTCCGTCGATCTCGATCGACGAGGTGGAGCCGGCGAGCGCCATCGTCAAGCGCTTCTCGACGGGCGCGATGTCGTACGGCTCGATCTCGAAGGAGGCACACGAGACGCTCGCGATCGCGATGAACCGCCTGGGCGCGAAGTCGAACACCGGAGAGGGCGGCGAGGACGTCGATCGCCTGCTCGACCCGAAGCGTCGTTCGGCGATCAAGCAGGTCGCCTCGGGTCGCTTCGGCGTGACGTCGCTGTACCTGACGGAGGCCGACGACATCCAGATCAAGATGGCGCAGGGCGCGAAGCCCGGCGAGGGCGGTCAGCTGCCCGGGCCGAAGGTGTACCCGTGGGTGGCGCGCACGCGTCACGCGACGCCCGGCGTGGGTCTCATCTCGCCGCCGCCGCACCACGACATCTACTCGATCGAGGATCTCGCGCAGCTCATCCACGACCTGAAGAACGCGAACCCGAGCGCGCGCATCCACGTCAAGCTCGTCTCCGAGGTCGGCGTCGGCACCGTCGCCGCGGGTGTCTCGAAGGCCCACGCGGACGTCGTGCTCATCTCCGGCCACGACGGCGGCACGGGAGCCTCACCGCTGACCTCGCTCAAGCACGCCGGTGGGCCGTGGGAGCTCGGCCTCGCCGAAGCGCAGCAGACGCTGTTGCTCAACGGCCTGCGCGACCGCATCGTCGTGCAGACCGACGGCCAGCTCAAGACGGGCCGTGACGTCGTCATCGCCGCGCTGCTCGGCGCGGAGGAGTTCGGTTTCGCAACCGCGCCCCTCGTCGTCAGCGGCTGCATCATGATGCGCGTGTGTCACCTCGACACCTGCCCGGTCGGCATCGCGACGCAGAACCCGGAGCTGCGCGAGCGTTTCAGCGGCAAGCCGGAGTTCGTCGAGACGTTCTTCGAGTACATCGCCGAGGAGGTGCGCGAGATCCTCGCCGAGCTCGGTTTCCGTTCGATCGAGGAGGCCGTCGGGCACGTCGAGGCGCTCGACACAGACGAGGCCGTCGAGCACTGGAAGGCCAGTGGTCTCGACCTCGCGCCGATCTTCGCGAAAGCGGAGATGCCGTTCGGCGGTGAGCTGTTCAACACGCAGGGTCAGGATCACCACCTCGACGCTGCGCTCGACAACGAACTCATCGCGAAGGCGAAGGACGCCATCGAGCACAAGACGCCGGTCGCGTTCGAGACGAAGGTGTCGAACGTCAACCGCACCGTCGGCACGATGCTCGGCCACGAGTTGACCAAGCGCTACCTCGATGAATTGCTCCACGACGACTTCGTCGACATCACGCTGCGCGGTGCGGGCGGGCAGAGCTTCGGCGCCTTCATCCCGAAGGGCCTGACGCTGCGGCTCGTCGGCGAGGGCAACGACTACGTCGGCAAGGGCCTGTCGGGTGGGCGCATCATCATCCGTCCCGACACCGAGACGGCCCTCGTCGCCGAGGAGAACGCCATCGCGGGCAACGTCATCGGTTATGGCGCGACCAGCGGTGAGATCTTCCTGCGCGGCAAGGTCGGCGAACGCTTCTGCGTCCGCAACTCGGGAGCGACGGCCGTCGTCGAGGGCGTGGGCGATCACGGCTGCGAGTACATGACCGGTGGTCGCGTGCTCATCCTCGGCGCGACCGGACGCAACTTCGCGGCCGGCATGTCGGGCGGTGAGGCGTACGTCCTCGATCTCGACGCCGACCTCGTCAACCGCGAGCTCGTCGAGGTCACCGGTCTGCGCGCCGAGGACGAGGACGTCGTCAAGGAGCTGCTGACGAAGCACGCCGCCGAGACGGGTTCATCCGTCGCCGAGTCGTTGCTGAACGACTGGCCTGCGAGCCTCGTCCGTTTCTCGCTCGTCACGCCGCGTGAGTACCAGCGCGTGCTGAGCATCCGCAAGGACGCCGAAGGCATGGGCGTCGACCCCGACAGCGCCCAGGTGTGGGACAAGATCATGGAGGTGAGTTGACGTGGCTGACCCCCGCGGATTCCTCAAGACCCGGGAGCGCGAGCTGCCCGAACGTCGCCCCGTTCCCGTTCGCATCCGCGACTGGAAGGAGGTGTACGAGGAGCAGCAGCTCGGCACCCTGCAGCGTCAGGCCGGCCGATGCATGGACTGCGGCATCCCGTTCTGTCACTCGGGCTGCCCCCTCGGCAACCTCATCCCCGAGTGGAACGACCTGTCGTGGAAGGGTGAGTGGGAGGAGGCCATCGAGCGCCTCCACGCCACGAACAACTTCCCCGAGTTCACCGGACGCCTGTGCCCCGCGCCGTGCGAGACGGCGTGCGTGCTCGGCATCAGCCAGCCCGCCGTCACGATCAAGCAGGTCGAGAAGACGGTCGTCGAGGAGGGCTTCGAGCGTGGTTACGTCACGCCGCAGGTGCCGACGCGCCTGACGGGCAAGACGGTCGCCGTCGTCGGTTCGGGGCCCGCGGGCCTCGCCGCCGCGCAGCAGCTGACGCGCGCCGGGCACACCGTCGCCGTGTTCGAGCGCGACGACGCCCCCGGTGGCCTGATGCGCTACGGCATCCCCGAGTTCAAGATGGAGAAGGGCATCCTCGATCGTCGCATCGAGCAGATGAAGGCCGAGGGCACCCGTTTCCGCTGCAACACCGAGATCGGCGTGACGCTGACGGCGGAGCAGCTGCGCTCGCGCTACGACGCCGTCGTCCTCGCGATGGGCGCGACGGTGCGTCGCGACCTGCCGGTGCCGGGGCGTGAGCACACGGGCACGTACCAGGCGATGGAGTACCTGCCCCAGGCCAACCGCGTCGCGCTCGGCGGCGAGGTCGAGGGTCAGATCCTCGCGACCGGCAAGGACGTCGTCGTCATCGGTGGTGGCGACACCGGAGCCGACTGCATCGGTACGGCGCTGCGTCAGGGCGCGAAGTCGGTGACGAGCCTCGAGATCATGCCGCAGCCCGGCGAGGAGCGTCCGGCCAACCAGCCGTGGCCGACGTACCCGATGATCTTCCGCGTCGCCTCGGCGCACGAGGAGGGTGGCGAGCGCGTCTACTCCGCCTCGACGAAGGAGATCCTCGCGGACGACGACGGCAACGTCAGCGGTCTGAAGATCGTCGAGGTGAAGTTCGTCGACGGCAAGTTCGAGGAGGTCGAAGGCTCGGAGCGAGTCATCCCGGCGCAGCTCGTGCTGCTCGCGATGGGCTTCCTCGGCCCGCAGGGCGAGGGTCTGCTCGAGCAGCTCGGCGTCGACACCGACGAGCGCAGCAACGTGCAGCGCGACGCGAACTACATGTCGAGCGTGCCCGGCGTGTTCGTCGCCGGTGACTGTGGGCGCGGCCAGTCGCTCATCGTGTGGGCGATCGCCGAGGGCCGCAGCGCGGCGCGCGGCGTCGACATGTGGCTCATGGGTGACTCGACGTTGCCCGCGCCGATCAAGCCGACGGATCGTCCGCTGACGGTGTGATCGTCCGCATGTGTTGACGCCTGATCGCGCGTCGTGGAAGCCCCTGCCGCCCTCGTGGCGGCGGGGGTTTCCGCGTCGTCGCGGGCCTACCCGCGAGTACGGTGACGGGGGTCTCACCGGGCGAGATGGTCGACTGAGGGAACGCTCGCGCGGGCGATAGGGTTGGCAGCATGCGTCGCGCGAAAATTGTTGCCACCCTTGGCCCTGCTACCGACTCTGCCGAACGGACGCGTGAGCTCGTCGAGGCCGGCCTCGACGTCGCCCGCTTCAACCTCTCCCACGGTTCGTACGAGGAGCACCAGACCCGGTACGACCACGTCCGCGCCGCCGCTGCGGCGACGGGTCGCGCCGTCGGCGTCCTCGCCGACCTGCAGGGCCCGAAGATCCGCACCGCTCGTTTTTCCGCGGGCCCGGTCGACCTCGCGAAGGGCGACCGCTTCACCATCACGACCGAGGACGTCGACGGTGACTCCGAGCGCGTCGGCACGACGTACAAGGGCCTGCCGGGCGACGTCAACGTCGGCGACATGCTGCTCGTCGACGACGGCAAGGTCGCGCTGCGCGCGGTCGAGGTGACGGCCACGGACGTCGTGACCGAGGTGGTCGTGCCGGGCCGCGTCTCGAACAACAAG
This region of Dermacoccus nishinomiyaensis genomic DNA includes:
- the trpC gene encoding indole-3-glycerol phosphate synthase TrpC; amino-acid sequence: MTTVLDSIIAGVRDDLAERVRARSLADVTRDADAAPPARDALAAFHAAREARRIAVISEVKRSSPSKGALAQIPDPAALAAQYADGGATAISVLTEQRRFGGSLADLDAVRAAVDIPVLRKDFMVEPYQFFEARAHGADLVLLIVAALDDAQLRDFAALTRELGMTALVEVHDAAEAERALAVEAQLLGVNARNLKTLDVHPEVFGPIAATLSAHVVKVAESGISGPADAARYAREGAQALLIGEALVKNGDPQQGLADIITACADATNASAVEGTPA
- the trpB gene encoding tryptophan synthase subunit beta translates to MTDPTPLGEPRHDGLAPHGLGRFGDYGGRYVPEALVAALEELDEQRQKAMVDDEFRHELAELHRTYTGRPSPITEVKRFAEHCGGARVLLKREDLNHTGSHKINNVLGQALLAKRMGKTRVIAETGAGQHGVATATAAALMGLECVVYMGKVDTERQALNVARMQLLGASVVPVEHGSQTLKDAVNEAFRDWVANVDTTHYVLGTVTGPYPFPEMVRDFHKLIGEEAREQILAEAGRLPDAVCACVGGGSNAMGIFHRFIGDDGVRLVGLEGGGEGIASGKHASRFSGQGTPGVLHGAYTYVIQDEEGQTIETHSVSAGLDYPSVGPEHSYLKDIGRAEYHPITDVEAMEAFRLLSQTEGILPAIESAHALAGAMKVGAELGEDGLILVSLSGRGDKDVHTAARWFGLIDEDETVVSGEDEETKL
- the trpA gene encoding tryptophan synthase subunit alpha, whose product is MSTPIPLDAVFAATRDEGRAALVGYLPAGFPSVADSIRAAQVMVENGCDIVEVGLPYTDPLMDGPVIQSAATQALAGGVHTADVFRVVRAVTDAGGAAVVMTYWNPVLRYGIRRFAEELKAAGGAGLITPDLVPDEADEWIAVADELGLAKIFLVAPSSTPARVAATTANCSGFVYAASVMGVTGARTSVGDAAKGLVERTKAATDLPVCVGLGVSTAEQAREIGRYADGVIVGSALVKTLLDTDPERGLAALAEATKELSDGVRR
- a CDS encoding MauE/DoxX family redox-associated membrane protein, whose protein sequence is MSTSMDTSTTKPTAERSNRWPWIALVLRLVLAGVFLYAGLPKLTHLDASRRSVRAYDLFSYDVANVIGTILPLAEVALGVILLVGLFTRFAAIISALLLVIFIAGIASAWARGISIDCGCFSEGGAVAASQTKYPQEIGRDIVFLILAGLLAWRPRSRFSADGALWG
- a CDS encoding DsbA family protein, which produces MAPKQGPSKGLIAAIVGLVAVLAIAAVAFLSLNKSDDTDTPVAAGDTPTGALANGQGMPVFADKAKADAKKVDVYFDYQCPYCKQFEQAQGAKLLDMAKAGDVKLTYHVKTFLDENLPGDSSARAANAAFCTATAGKFSDFTTKVFENQPKEGVGYTNETLIKLAKEVGVKGSSYEKCVNDNRYSAYVKKTESETNKAGVNSTPVVKINGKDVDNADMAGMMNIENSTPTTIDKVLAKF
- the lgt gene encoding prolipoprotein diacylglyceryl transferase gives rise to the protein MLTEIPSPTEGVLWLGPVPLRAYALCILTGVVIATMITGRRLEGRGYSRDEAVDVALWIVPFGIVGGRLYHVITTPQPYFGEGGHPLDAFKVWEGGLGIWGAVVLGAVGAWFGARKAGVPFPVLADCVAPALPLAQAIGRFGNYFNNELYGRATNVPWALEIHQWDMNKGRAVVDSTGAPVVLGTFHPTFLYEAIWCMLIALVIWRLSDSGRLRQGQAFALYVMLYPLGRIVVELMRSDFANRILGVRVNVWVCGIVFLLGLAIFIARRRASADPRAAHQLEADAHGAHDADTTADEAS
- the gltB gene encoding glutamate synthase large subunit: MSAHAFSAQPAAQGLYDPTFEHDACGVALVATMRGHAGHDIVDAALLALTNLDHRGATGADPLVGDGAGILTQIPDAFLREVVDFELPAKGSYAVGIAFLPQDADGQWHVGEGFDRIADEEGLVVLGWRDVPVNPDVVGESARGTMPVFREVFVAAKDGDASGLELDRLAFCARKRAENELDVYFASLSARTMVHKGMLTTAQLEQFYPDLSDERFETALALVHSRFSTNTFPSWPLAHPFRFIAHNGEINTVRGNRNWMSARESQLRSDIIPGDLSRLLPICTPNASDSATFDEALELLHLSGRSLPHSVLMMIPEAWENHATMDPARRAFYEYHAAFMEPWDGPACVTFTDGSLIGAVLDRNGLRPGRYSVTKDGLVVLASEAGVLGLAPEDVVERGRLQPGKMFLIDTEAGRIIPDEEIKGELATAKPYQEWLDSGIVKVGDLPDREHITHSFSSVTRRQQTFGYTNEELKILLTPMASTGAEALGSMGTDTPVAVLSSRPRLLFDYFTQLFAQVTNPPLDAIREELVTSLGTTMGPEGNLLTDGPEHVKQVEFGFPVIDNDELAKIVHINADGDRAGFAAYVIRGTYRVDGGASALKARLQGIFAEVDQAIADGHRFVVLSDRDSNAEFAPIPSLLLTAAVHHHLIRQKTRLQVGLVVEAGDVREVHHVALLVGYGAALVNPYLAMESVEQLAHEGALGDTTPEQAVKNLIKALGKGLLKVMSKMGISTVASYRGAQVFEALGLSQEVVDEYFTATTSRLGGIGLDVIAAEVAARHAKAYPSDGQGPAHRELEVGGEYKWRREGAPHLFNPTTVFRLQHSTRARRYDIFKQYTQAVDDQSAELMTLRGLFKFASDRPSISIDEVEPASAIVKRFSTGAMSYGSISKEAHETLAIAMNRLGAKSNTGEGGEDVDRLLDPKRRSAIKQVASGRFGVTSLYLTEADDIQIKMAQGAKPGEGGQLPGPKVYPWVARTRHATPGVGLISPPPHHDIYSIEDLAQLIHDLKNANPSARIHVKLVSEVGVGTVAAGVSKAHADVVLISGHDGGTGASPLTSLKHAGGPWELGLAEAQQTLLLNGLRDRIVVQTDGQLKTGRDVVIAALLGAEEFGFATAPLVVSGCIMMRVCHLDTCPVGIATQNPELRERFSGKPEFVETFFEYIAEEVREILAELGFRSIEEAVGHVEALDTDEAVEHWKASGLDLAPIFAKAEMPFGGELFNTQGQDHHLDAALDNELIAKAKDAIEHKTPVAFETKVSNVNRTVGTMLGHELTKRYLDELLHDDFVDITLRGAGGQSFGAFIPKGLTLRLVGEGNDYVGKGLSGGRIIIRPDTETALVAEENAIAGNVIGYGATSGEIFLRGKVGERFCVRNSGATAVVEGVGDHGCEYMTGGRVLILGATGRNFAAGMSGGEAYVLDLDADLVNRELVEVTGLRAEDEDVVKELLTKHAAETGSSVAESLLNDWPASLVRFSLVTPREYQRVLSIRKDAEGMGVDPDSAQVWDKIMEVS